One Trichoderma atroviride chromosome 7, complete sequence DNA segment encodes these proteins:
- a CDS encoding uncharacterized protein (EggNog:ENOG41), translated as MAAALAKKGVVEDERITLADDEALEAMSRGLKCPKAFVRVQLAGKCTLTPNNGTESLGWVPNFTPEHILETAEAEVELILNHI; from the exons ATGGCAGCAGCACTGGCGAAGAAGGGCGTTGTCGAAGATGAACGGATTACGCTGGCGGATGATGAAGCGCTTGAGGCGATGAGCCGCGGGCTCAAATGCCCCAAAGCTTTTGTGCGGGTACAATTGGCTGGCAA ATGCACACTTACACCAAATAACGGTACAGAAAGTCTGGGATGGGTGCCAAACTTTACGCCAGAGCATATTCTGGAAACTGCAGAAGCAGAGGTCGAGCTCATTCTAAATCATATTTGA
- a CDS encoding uncharacterized protein (EggNog:ENOG41) encodes MANILLTGASGYLGGSILAQLHNSGADRIELPAHGTIYALVRSDIQAQAVQDYGAEPAAFDPSNEAAIQSFIVGNEVSIVIWFIDVVNVDRQILFIRALAKLRQQTGQDVHFLQTSGAKIFSDLAGAPTDRPLLDIDPGLYEIQKKQQDQAPYQAFQKVDAASGLNSYKKMHRRMVRINKVSQAVATNNTIISLAEEFDVKSYIIAPCIVYGKGLGFGNLISAQTVAIVRAAKEAKRVYRVDDNSPTWPVCHIRDNTDLYIRLLAAILSESRNPGHENEVTICLRRVA; translated from the exons ATGGCCAACATCCTCCTCACCGGTGCCTCCGGCTACCTAGGCGGCAGCATCTTAGCTCAGCTGCACAATTCTGGCGCCGACCGCATAGAGCTGCCAGCCCATGGCACGATCTACGCGCTCGTTCGCAGTGATATTCAAGCCCAAGCTGTCCAGGACTATGGCGCTGAACCCGCGGCGTTCGATCCAAGCAATGAAGCGGCCATTCAAAGCTTCATTGTGGGTAATGAAGTATCAATTGTTATCTGGTTTATTGACGTGGTGAATGTTGACAGACAGATCCTGTTCATCCGAGCGCTAGCTAAGCTGCGCCAGCAGACTGGTCAAGACGTTCATTTTTTGCAG ACATCTGGGGCAAAGATATTCTCTGATTTAGCAGGAGCCCCAACGGACAGGCCATTACTAGATATAGATCCTGGACTGTATGAGATccagaagaagcaacaagATCAAGCTCCATACCAGGCATTTCAAAAGGTAGACGCAGCCTCTGGCTTAAATTCGTACAAAAAGATGCACAGACGAATGGTCagaattaataaagtatCACAGGCTGTCGCAACAAACAATACCATAATATCTTTGGCAGAGGAGTTTGACGTGAAGAGCTATATCATTGCACCATGCATTGTTT ATGGCAAGGGATTGGGATTCGGCAACCTGATTTCTGCCCAGACCGTAGCAATCGTCAGAGCAGCCAAGGAGGCAAAGCGAGTCTATCGCGTTGACGATAATTCGCCG ACGTGGCCCGTATGCCACATAAGGGACAACACCGACCTCTATATTCGCCTGCTCGCCGCCATTCTTTCTGAGAGTCGCAACCCTGGACACGAAAACGAGGTTACTATCTGCCTTCGCCGGGTAGCATAG
- a CDS encoding uncharacterized protein (EggNog:ENOG41), with translation MEGDILETERLRPAFRPQTASSTVLSILDATVVRFAPTGAIWIFDHDKPSEMVGCLKDSFIKTLEAFPQWAGQLQWAPARENGSHTERFHRPMITYGLDSDPGVEWNVVQLDSSPASVAPEPALRASDELWIETFPQSSLMMSSTKLALHDLETFQGLPSMVVQVTLLGSSGFAVAAKMAHPLGDAHALVLFMRRWASICRDGLTKQDLTKDLAYPIFEPSSLDSRAAGDIDAHDGNPELISKARSLPLHRHDWWDTTDGHPATLGQSTINSKPKDAALLQKAMMSPAYPPPWESWHISNPVTTSIIHFTGDELEQLKKSATWTTAKVSRLDALLAHVWAGINRARLPLLKSDDEVFLDFTLGIRARVSPSLPETFVGSPLVLTYIGSPIGNVAAEDTKIGSIASEIRTCLDRFTPEAVAAILHEEAHEVAPQRLWRAFLGRKHTLVTSWARLGVYDIDFVGNGLRPRYVHAIMVAMDGLLCVMDSGTLDGGVDISLCLESETMERFLKDGKLREF, from the coding sequence ATGGAGGGCGACATTTTAGAAACAGAGCGGCTGCGGCCAGCTTTCCGACCACAAACGGCGAGCTCTACCGTATTGTCCATTCTCGACGCCACGGTTGTTCGATTCGCGCCTACCGGAGCCATCTGGATCTTCGACCATGACAAACCATCTGAGATGGTTGGATGTCTCAAAGACTCTTTCATCAAGACGCTCGAAGCTTTCCCTCAATGGGCGGGCCAGCTTCAGTGGGCTCCGGCCCGCGAGAACGGCTCCCACACAGAGCGTTTCCATCGACCGATGATTACCTACGGCCTAGATTCAGATCCTGGAGTTGAATGGAACGTTGTCCAGCTGGACTCTTCCCCAGCATCAGTAGCTCCAGAACCCGCCTTGCGAGCTTCCGATGAACTATGGATAGAGACTTTTCCTCAATCTAGCCTCATGATGTCGTCAACGAAGCTGGCTCTACATGATCTCGAGACATTCCAAGGCCTGCCGAGTATGGTCGTCCAAGTCACTCTTctgggcagcagcggcttcgCTGTGGCCGCAAAGATGGCCCATCCACTAGGCGACGCCCATGCTCTTGTACTATTCATGCGTCGATGGGCGTCAATCTGTCGCGATGGGCTTACGAAGCAAGACCTCACGAAAGATCTGGCGTACCCCATTTTTGAGCCCAGCTCGCTAGACTCCAGGGCCGCCGGTGACATTGATGCCCATGATGGCAACCCAGAGCTTATCTCAAAGGCCCGTTCTCTTCCTTTGCACCGCCATGACTGGTGGGATACCACCGACGGACATCCAGCAACACTTGGCCAGTCGACAATAAACTCCAAGCCGAAAGATGCCGCGCTGTTGCAAAAAGCCATGATGTCACCTGCGTACCCGCCGCCATGGGAGAGTTGGCATATTTCTAATCCTGTCACAACTAGTATCATTCACTTTACGGGAGACGAGCTAGAGCAATTAAAAAAGTCAGCTACGTGGACCACAGCCAAGGTGTCACGccttgatgcgctgctggctCATGTCTGGGCGGGCATCAATCGCGCTCGCTTACCACTGCTGaagagcgacgatgaagtCTTCTTGGACTTTACTTTAGGAATCCGCGCTCGGGTTTCGCCGAGTCTCCCAGAAACCTTTGTCGGTTCACCTCTGGTGCTGACGTATATTGGCTCTCCTATCGGCAACGTCGCAGCTGAAGACACCAAGATTGGATCAATAGCCTCGGAGATCCGCACATGCCTTGATCGGTTTACCCCCGAGGCTGTAGCGGCTATACTTCATGAAGAAGCGCATGAAGTCGCGCCTCAGCGTCTATGGAGGGCATTTCTTGGCAGGAAGCACACGCTTGTCACTTCGTGGGCCCGGCTTGGAGTTTATGATATTGACTTTGTTGGAAATGGTTTGCGGCCACGTTATGTGCATGCCATTATGGTCGCCATGGATGGTTTGTTGTGTGTGATGGACAGTGGGACGCTCGATGGTGGCGTGGACATCTCGCTGTGTCTAGAGTCGGAAACGATGGAGAGATTTCTGAAAGATGGCAAGTTGCGAGAATTCTAA